In Anomalospiza imberbis isolate Cuckoo-Finch-1a 21T00152 unplaced genomic scaffold, ASM3175350v1 scaffold_61, whole genome shotgun sequence, the following proteins share a genomic window:
- the SLC44A2 gene encoding choline transporter-like protein 2 isoform X3 produces MDRPAGRRDPDGDYGTPQKYDPTFKGPIYDRGCTDIICCVLLVVAIVGYVVVGVVAWTHGDPRKVIHPTDSRGQFCGQQGTPNEKKPFLFYFDIVKCASPLVLLEFQCPTTQICVSKCPDRYMTYLTAYGNAASLQYYRNFCTPEFKNSQKAPLEVLRDKECPAMLIPSTPLARRCFPAIQAKKGVIMVGNETTYDDGHGRRRNVTELLEGAKKANVVLETRQLAMKIFEDYTVSWYWIIIGLVIAMVASLIFIVLLRFLAGIMVWVMIVMVILVLGYGIFHCYMEYAKLKGEAGSDVSLTDLGFQTDLRVYLHLRQTWLAFLIILCVLELVIILLLIFLRKRILIAIALIKEASRAVGHIMSSLLFPLCTFFLLCLCIAYWASTAVFLSTSNEAVYKVFNESACPFSGQTCKPETFNTSNVTKLCPDAQCLFAFYGGETAYHKYLIVLQFFNVFMFFWLANFVIALGQVTLAGAFASYYWAFKKPDDMPAFPLFSAFGRALRYHTGSLAFGSLVLAIVQVIRVTLEYLDHRLKAAENKFAKFLLSCLKCCFWCLEKFIKFLNRNAYIMIAIYGTNFCTSARNAFFLLMRNIIRVAVLDKVTDFLFFLGKLLIVGSVGILAFFFFTHRIKLVQDTAPPLNYYWVPILTVIVGSYLIAHGFFSVYGMCVDTLFLCFLEDLERNDGSAEKPYFMSQNLRKLLKKTNKGQPDA; encoded by the exons atggACCGGCCCGCGGGCAGGAGGGACCCGGACGGCGATTACG GAACGCCACAAAAGTATGACCCGACTTTCAAAGGTCCCATCTATGACAG gggctgcactgacATCATCTGCTGCGTCCTGCTGGTGGTGGCCATCGTGGGCTACGTGGTGGTCGGCGTCGTGG CCTGGACCCACGGGGACCCCCGGAAGGTGATCCACCCCACGGACAGCCGCGGGCAGTTCTGCGGGCAGCAGGGCACCCCCAACGA gaaaaaacctTTCCTTTTTTACTTTGACATCGTCAAGTGTGCGAGCccgctggtgctgctggaattCCAGTGCCCGACCACGCAG ATCTGCGTCAGCAAATGCCCGGACCGGTACATGACGTACCTGACCGCCTACGGGAACGCCGCGTCGCTGCAATATTACCGGAATTTCTGCACCCCCGAGTTCAAGAACTCGCAGAAG GCTCCCCTCGAGGTGCTGAGGGACAAGGAGTGTCCGGCCATGCTCATTCCCAGCACCCCAC TGGCACGGAGATGCTTCCCAGCCATCCAGGCCAAGAAGGGTGTCATCATGGTGGGCAACGAGACCACCTACGATGATGGCCACGGGCGCCGCAGGAACGTCACCGAGCTGCTGGAAGGAGCCAA AAAAGCCAACGTGGTGCTGGAGACCCGGCAGCTGGCCATGAAGATCTTTGAGGATTACACGGTGTCCTGGTACTGGATCATCAT AGGCCTCGTCATTGCCATGGTGGCCAGCCTGATCTTCATCGTCCTGCTGCGCTTCCTGGCCGGGATCATGGTGTGGGTGATGATCGTGATGGTGATCCTGGTGCTGGGATACG GAATCTTCCACTGTTACATGGAATATGCCAAGTTAAAAGGGGAAGCAGGGTCGGATGTGTCCCTGACAGACCTGGGCTTCCAGACCGACCTCCGTGTCTACCTCCACCTGCGGCAGACGTGGCTGGCGTTCC tGATCATCCTGTGCGTGCTGGAGCTGGTGATCATCCTGCTGCTCATCTTCCTGCGCAAGAGGATCCTCATCGCCATTGCGCTCATCAAGGAGGCCAGCAG GGCCGTCGGTCACATCATGTCGTCGCTGCTGTTCCCCTTGTGCACCTTCTTcttgctgtgcctctgcatcGCCTACTGGGCCAGCACTGCCGT CTTCCTGTCCACCTCCAACGAGGCTGTTTACAAGGTGTTCAACGAGTCCGCGTGCCCGTTCTCTGGGCAGACCTGCAAGCCCGAG ACCTTCAACACCAGCAATGTCACCAAGCTGTGCCCTGATGCCCAGTGCCTCTTTGCGTTCTATGGCGGTGAGACCGCCTATCACAAGTACCTCATCGTGCTCCAGTTCTTCAACGTCTTCATGTTCTTCTGGCTTGCCAACTTCGTCATCGCGCTGGGCCAGGTGACGCTGGCGGGTGCCTTCGCCTCCTACTACTGGGCCTTCAAGAAGCCCGACGACATGCCGGCCTTCCCGCTCTTCTCCGCCTTCGGCCGTGCGCTCCG GTACCACACCGGCTCGCTGGCCTTCGGCTCGCTGGTCCTGGCCATCGTCCAGGTCATCAGGGTCACCCTGGAGTACCTGGACCATCGGCTGAAAG CCGCCGAGAACAAGTTTGCCAAGTTCCTCCTGAGCTGCCTCAAGTGCTGCTTCTGGTGCCTGGAAAAATTCATCAAGTTCCTCAACAGGAATGCCTACATCATG ATCGCCATCTACGGCACCAACTTCTGCACCTCGGCCCGGAACGCATTCTTCCTGCTGATGAGGAACATCATCAG GGTGGCCGTGTTAGATAAAGTCACGgatttcctcttcttcctcggGAAGCTCCTCATCGTGGGAAGCGTGG GAATCCTtgccttcttcttcttcacccACCGGATAAAGCTGGTCCAGGACACGGCGCCACCGCTGAATTACTACTGGGTCCCGATTCTG ACGGTGATCGTGGGCTCCTACCTCATTGCCCACGGGTTCTTCAGCGTGTACGGCATGTGCGTGGACACCCTCTTCCTTTGCTTCT TGGAAGACCTGGAGCGCAACGACGGCTCGGCGGAAAAGCCCTACTTCATGTCCCAGAACCTGAGGAAGCTGCTCAAGAAGACCAATAAAGGTCAGCCCGACGCGTAG
- the SLC44A2 gene encoding choline transporter-like protein 2 isoform X4, whose protein sequence is MGGHGDNYYGKHGTPQKYDPTFKGPIYDRGCTDIICCVLLVVAIVGYVVVGVVAWTHGDPRKVIHPTDSRGQFCGQQGTPNEKKPFLFYFDIVKCASPLVLLEFQCPTTQICVSKCPDRYMTYLTAYGNAASLQYYRNFCTPEFKNSQKAPLEVLRDKECPAMLIPSTPLARRCFPAIQAKKGVIMVGNETTYDDGHGRRRNVTELLEGAKKANVVLETRQLAMKIFEDYTVSWYWIIIGLVIAMVASLIFIVLLRFLAGIMVWVMIVMVILVLGYGIFHCYMEYAKLKGEAGSDVSLTDLGFQTDLRVYLHLRQTWLAFLIILCVLELVIILLLIFLRKRILIAIALIKEASRAVGHIMSSLLFPLCTFFLLCLCIAYWASTAVFLSTSNEAVYKVFNESACPFSGQTCKPETFNTSNVTKLCPDAQCLFAFYGGETAYHKYLIVLQFFNVFMFFWLANFVIALGQVTLAGAFASYYWAFKKPDDMPAFPLFSAFGRALRYHTGSLAFGSLVLAIVQVIRVTLEYLDHRLKAAENKFAKFLLSCLKCCFWCLEKFIKFLNRNAYIMIAIYGTNFCTSARNAFFLLMRNIIRVAVLDKVTDFLFFLGKLLIVGSVGILAFFFFTHRIKLVQDTAPPLNYYWVPILTVIVGSYLIAHGFFSVYGMCVDTLFLCFLEDLERNDGSAEKPYFMSQNLRKLLKKTNKGQPDA, encoded by the exons atggggggacacggggacaactACTACGGCAAACACG GAACGCCACAAAAGTATGACCCGACTTTCAAAGGTCCCATCTATGACAG gggctgcactgacATCATCTGCTGCGTCCTGCTGGTGGTGGCCATCGTGGGCTACGTGGTGGTCGGCGTCGTGG CCTGGACCCACGGGGACCCCCGGAAGGTGATCCACCCCACGGACAGCCGCGGGCAGTTCTGCGGGCAGCAGGGCACCCCCAACGA gaaaaaacctTTCCTTTTTTACTTTGACATCGTCAAGTGTGCGAGCccgctggtgctgctggaattCCAGTGCCCGACCACGCAG ATCTGCGTCAGCAAATGCCCGGACCGGTACATGACGTACCTGACCGCCTACGGGAACGCCGCGTCGCTGCAATATTACCGGAATTTCTGCACCCCCGAGTTCAAGAACTCGCAGAAG GCTCCCCTCGAGGTGCTGAGGGACAAGGAGTGTCCGGCCATGCTCATTCCCAGCACCCCAC TGGCACGGAGATGCTTCCCAGCCATCCAGGCCAAGAAGGGTGTCATCATGGTGGGCAACGAGACCACCTACGATGATGGCCACGGGCGCCGCAGGAACGTCACCGAGCTGCTGGAAGGAGCCAA AAAAGCCAACGTGGTGCTGGAGACCCGGCAGCTGGCCATGAAGATCTTTGAGGATTACACGGTGTCCTGGTACTGGATCATCAT AGGCCTCGTCATTGCCATGGTGGCCAGCCTGATCTTCATCGTCCTGCTGCGCTTCCTGGCCGGGATCATGGTGTGGGTGATGATCGTGATGGTGATCCTGGTGCTGGGATACG GAATCTTCCACTGTTACATGGAATATGCCAAGTTAAAAGGGGAAGCAGGGTCGGATGTGTCCCTGACAGACCTGGGCTTCCAGACCGACCTCCGTGTCTACCTCCACCTGCGGCAGACGTGGCTGGCGTTCC tGATCATCCTGTGCGTGCTGGAGCTGGTGATCATCCTGCTGCTCATCTTCCTGCGCAAGAGGATCCTCATCGCCATTGCGCTCATCAAGGAGGCCAGCAG GGCCGTCGGTCACATCATGTCGTCGCTGCTGTTCCCCTTGTGCACCTTCTTcttgctgtgcctctgcatcGCCTACTGGGCCAGCACTGCCGT CTTCCTGTCCACCTCCAACGAGGCTGTTTACAAGGTGTTCAACGAGTCCGCGTGCCCGTTCTCTGGGCAGACCTGCAAGCCCGAG ACCTTCAACACCAGCAATGTCACCAAGCTGTGCCCTGATGCCCAGTGCCTCTTTGCGTTCTATGGCGGTGAGACCGCCTATCACAAGTACCTCATCGTGCTCCAGTTCTTCAACGTCTTCATGTTCTTCTGGCTTGCCAACTTCGTCATCGCGCTGGGCCAGGTGACGCTGGCGGGTGCCTTCGCCTCCTACTACTGGGCCTTCAAGAAGCCCGACGACATGCCGGCCTTCCCGCTCTTCTCCGCCTTCGGCCGTGCGCTCCG GTACCACACCGGCTCGCTGGCCTTCGGCTCGCTGGTCCTGGCCATCGTCCAGGTCATCAGGGTCACCCTGGAGTACCTGGACCATCGGCTGAAAG CCGCCGAGAACAAGTTTGCCAAGTTCCTCCTGAGCTGCCTCAAGTGCTGCTTCTGGTGCCTGGAAAAATTCATCAAGTTCCTCAACAGGAATGCCTACATCATG ATCGCCATCTACGGCACCAACTTCTGCACCTCGGCCCGGAACGCATTCTTCCTGCTGATGAGGAACATCATCAG GGTGGCCGTGTTAGATAAAGTCACGgatttcctcttcttcctcggGAAGCTCCTCATCGTGGGAAGCGTGG GAATCCTtgccttcttcttcttcacccACCGGATAAAGCTGGTCCAGGACACGGCGCCACCGCTGAATTACTACTGGGTCCCGATTCTG ACGGTGATCGTGGGCTCCTACCTCATTGCCCACGGGTTCTTCAGCGTGTACGGCATGTGCGTGGACACCCTCTTCCTTTGCTTCT TGGAAGACCTGGAGCGCAACGACGGCTCGGCGGAAAAGCCCTACTTCATGTCCCAGAACCTGAGGAAGCTGCTCAAGAAGACCAATAAAGGTCAGCCCGACGCGTAG
- the SLC44A2 gene encoding choline transporter-like protein 2 isoform X1, whose product MDRPAGRRDPDGDYGTPQKYDPTFKGPIYDRGCTDIICCVLLVVAIVGYVVVGVVAWTHGDPRKVIHPTDSRGQFCGQQGTPNEKKPFLFYFDIVKCASPLVLLEFQCPTTQICVSKCPDRYMTYLTAYGNAASLQYYRNFCTPEFKNSQKAPLEVLRDKECPAMLIPSTPLARRCFPAIQAKKGVIMVGNETTYDDGHGRRRNVTELLEGAKKANVVLETRQLAMKIFEDYTVSWYWIIIGLVIAMVASLIFIVLLRFLAGIMVWVMIVMVILVLGYGIFHCYMEYAKLKGEAGSDVSLTDLGFQTDLRVYLHLRQTWLAFLIILCVLELVIILLLIFLRKRILIAIALIKEASRAVGHIMSSLLFPLCTFFLLCLCIAYWASTAVFLSTSNEAVYKVFNESACPFSGQTCKPETFNTSNVTKLCPDAQCLFAFYGGETAYHKYLIVLQFFNVFMFFWLANFVIALGQVTLAGAFASYYWAFKKPDDMPAFPLFSAFGRALRYHTGSLAFGSLVLAIVQVIRVTLEYLDHRLKAAENKFAKFLLSCLKCCFWCLEKFIKFLNRNAYIMIAIYGTNFCTSARNAFFLLMRNIIRVAVLDKVTDFLFFLGKLLIVGSVGILAFFFFTHRIKLVQDTAPPLNYYWVPILTVIVGSYLIAHGFFSVYGMCVDTLFLCFCEDLERNDGSPERPYYMSPELSEILLKGHLEPSKSADSQG is encoded by the exons atggACCGGCCCGCGGGCAGGAGGGACCCGGACGGCGATTACG GAACGCCACAAAAGTATGACCCGACTTTCAAAGGTCCCATCTATGACAG gggctgcactgacATCATCTGCTGCGTCCTGCTGGTGGTGGCCATCGTGGGCTACGTGGTGGTCGGCGTCGTGG CCTGGACCCACGGGGACCCCCGGAAGGTGATCCACCCCACGGACAGCCGCGGGCAGTTCTGCGGGCAGCAGGGCACCCCCAACGA gaaaaaacctTTCCTTTTTTACTTTGACATCGTCAAGTGTGCGAGCccgctggtgctgctggaattCCAGTGCCCGACCACGCAG ATCTGCGTCAGCAAATGCCCGGACCGGTACATGACGTACCTGACCGCCTACGGGAACGCCGCGTCGCTGCAATATTACCGGAATTTCTGCACCCCCGAGTTCAAGAACTCGCAGAAG GCTCCCCTCGAGGTGCTGAGGGACAAGGAGTGTCCGGCCATGCTCATTCCCAGCACCCCAC TGGCACGGAGATGCTTCCCAGCCATCCAGGCCAAGAAGGGTGTCATCATGGTGGGCAACGAGACCACCTACGATGATGGCCACGGGCGCCGCAGGAACGTCACCGAGCTGCTGGAAGGAGCCAA AAAAGCCAACGTGGTGCTGGAGACCCGGCAGCTGGCCATGAAGATCTTTGAGGATTACACGGTGTCCTGGTACTGGATCATCAT AGGCCTCGTCATTGCCATGGTGGCCAGCCTGATCTTCATCGTCCTGCTGCGCTTCCTGGCCGGGATCATGGTGTGGGTGATGATCGTGATGGTGATCCTGGTGCTGGGATACG GAATCTTCCACTGTTACATGGAATATGCCAAGTTAAAAGGGGAAGCAGGGTCGGATGTGTCCCTGACAGACCTGGGCTTCCAGACCGACCTCCGTGTCTACCTCCACCTGCGGCAGACGTGGCTGGCGTTCC tGATCATCCTGTGCGTGCTGGAGCTGGTGATCATCCTGCTGCTCATCTTCCTGCGCAAGAGGATCCTCATCGCCATTGCGCTCATCAAGGAGGCCAGCAG GGCCGTCGGTCACATCATGTCGTCGCTGCTGTTCCCCTTGTGCACCTTCTTcttgctgtgcctctgcatcGCCTACTGGGCCAGCACTGCCGT CTTCCTGTCCACCTCCAACGAGGCTGTTTACAAGGTGTTCAACGAGTCCGCGTGCCCGTTCTCTGGGCAGACCTGCAAGCCCGAG ACCTTCAACACCAGCAATGTCACCAAGCTGTGCCCTGATGCCCAGTGCCTCTTTGCGTTCTATGGCGGTGAGACCGCCTATCACAAGTACCTCATCGTGCTCCAGTTCTTCAACGTCTTCATGTTCTTCTGGCTTGCCAACTTCGTCATCGCGCTGGGCCAGGTGACGCTGGCGGGTGCCTTCGCCTCCTACTACTGGGCCTTCAAGAAGCCCGACGACATGCCGGCCTTCCCGCTCTTCTCCGCCTTCGGCCGTGCGCTCCG GTACCACACCGGCTCGCTGGCCTTCGGCTCGCTGGTCCTGGCCATCGTCCAGGTCATCAGGGTCACCCTGGAGTACCTGGACCATCGGCTGAAAG CCGCCGAGAACAAGTTTGCCAAGTTCCTCCTGAGCTGCCTCAAGTGCTGCTTCTGGTGCCTGGAAAAATTCATCAAGTTCCTCAACAGGAATGCCTACATCATG ATCGCCATCTACGGCACCAACTTCTGCACCTCGGCCCGGAACGCATTCTTCCTGCTGATGAGGAACATCATCAG GGTGGCCGTGTTAGATAAAGTCACGgatttcctcttcttcctcggGAAGCTCCTCATCGTGGGAAGCGTGG GAATCCTtgccttcttcttcttcacccACCGGATAAAGCTGGTCCAGGACACGGCGCCACCGCTGAATTACTACTGGGTCCCGATTCTG ACGGTGATCGTGGGCTCCTACCTCATTGCCCACGGGTTCTTCAGCGTGTACGGCATGTGCGTGGACACCCTCTTCCTTTGCTTCT gtgAAGATCTGGAGAGAAACGATGGATCTCCGGAGAGGCCTTACTACATGTCCCCCGAGCTCAGCGAGATCCTGCTGAAGGGGCACCTAGAACCTTCCAAAAGCGCCGATAGCCAAGGCTAG
- the SLC44A2 gene encoding choline transporter-like protein 2 isoform X2, with the protein MGGHGDNYYGKHGTPQKYDPTFKGPIYDRGCTDIICCVLLVVAIVGYVVVGVVAWTHGDPRKVIHPTDSRGQFCGQQGTPNEKKPFLFYFDIVKCASPLVLLEFQCPTTQICVSKCPDRYMTYLTAYGNAASLQYYRNFCTPEFKNSQKAPLEVLRDKECPAMLIPSTPLARRCFPAIQAKKGVIMVGNETTYDDGHGRRRNVTELLEGAKKANVVLETRQLAMKIFEDYTVSWYWIIIGLVIAMVASLIFIVLLRFLAGIMVWVMIVMVILVLGYGIFHCYMEYAKLKGEAGSDVSLTDLGFQTDLRVYLHLRQTWLAFLIILCVLELVIILLLIFLRKRILIAIALIKEASRAVGHIMSSLLFPLCTFFLLCLCIAYWASTAVFLSTSNEAVYKVFNESACPFSGQTCKPETFNTSNVTKLCPDAQCLFAFYGGETAYHKYLIVLQFFNVFMFFWLANFVIALGQVTLAGAFASYYWAFKKPDDMPAFPLFSAFGRALRYHTGSLAFGSLVLAIVQVIRVTLEYLDHRLKAAENKFAKFLLSCLKCCFWCLEKFIKFLNRNAYIMIAIYGTNFCTSARNAFFLLMRNIIRVAVLDKVTDFLFFLGKLLIVGSVGILAFFFFTHRIKLVQDTAPPLNYYWVPILTVIVGSYLIAHGFFSVYGMCVDTLFLCFCEDLERNDGSPERPYYMSPELSEILLKGHLEPSKSADSQG; encoded by the exons atggggggacacggggacaactACTACGGCAAACACG GAACGCCACAAAAGTATGACCCGACTTTCAAAGGTCCCATCTATGACAG gggctgcactgacATCATCTGCTGCGTCCTGCTGGTGGTGGCCATCGTGGGCTACGTGGTGGTCGGCGTCGTGG CCTGGACCCACGGGGACCCCCGGAAGGTGATCCACCCCACGGACAGCCGCGGGCAGTTCTGCGGGCAGCAGGGCACCCCCAACGA gaaaaaacctTTCCTTTTTTACTTTGACATCGTCAAGTGTGCGAGCccgctggtgctgctggaattCCAGTGCCCGACCACGCAG ATCTGCGTCAGCAAATGCCCGGACCGGTACATGACGTACCTGACCGCCTACGGGAACGCCGCGTCGCTGCAATATTACCGGAATTTCTGCACCCCCGAGTTCAAGAACTCGCAGAAG GCTCCCCTCGAGGTGCTGAGGGACAAGGAGTGTCCGGCCATGCTCATTCCCAGCACCCCAC TGGCACGGAGATGCTTCCCAGCCATCCAGGCCAAGAAGGGTGTCATCATGGTGGGCAACGAGACCACCTACGATGATGGCCACGGGCGCCGCAGGAACGTCACCGAGCTGCTGGAAGGAGCCAA AAAAGCCAACGTGGTGCTGGAGACCCGGCAGCTGGCCATGAAGATCTTTGAGGATTACACGGTGTCCTGGTACTGGATCATCAT AGGCCTCGTCATTGCCATGGTGGCCAGCCTGATCTTCATCGTCCTGCTGCGCTTCCTGGCCGGGATCATGGTGTGGGTGATGATCGTGATGGTGATCCTGGTGCTGGGATACG GAATCTTCCACTGTTACATGGAATATGCCAAGTTAAAAGGGGAAGCAGGGTCGGATGTGTCCCTGACAGACCTGGGCTTCCAGACCGACCTCCGTGTCTACCTCCACCTGCGGCAGACGTGGCTGGCGTTCC tGATCATCCTGTGCGTGCTGGAGCTGGTGATCATCCTGCTGCTCATCTTCCTGCGCAAGAGGATCCTCATCGCCATTGCGCTCATCAAGGAGGCCAGCAG GGCCGTCGGTCACATCATGTCGTCGCTGCTGTTCCCCTTGTGCACCTTCTTcttgctgtgcctctgcatcGCCTACTGGGCCAGCACTGCCGT CTTCCTGTCCACCTCCAACGAGGCTGTTTACAAGGTGTTCAACGAGTCCGCGTGCCCGTTCTCTGGGCAGACCTGCAAGCCCGAG ACCTTCAACACCAGCAATGTCACCAAGCTGTGCCCTGATGCCCAGTGCCTCTTTGCGTTCTATGGCGGTGAGACCGCCTATCACAAGTACCTCATCGTGCTCCAGTTCTTCAACGTCTTCATGTTCTTCTGGCTTGCCAACTTCGTCATCGCGCTGGGCCAGGTGACGCTGGCGGGTGCCTTCGCCTCCTACTACTGGGCCTTCAAGAAGCCCGACGACATGCCGGCCTTCCCGCTCTTCTCCGCCTTCGGCCGTGCGCTCCG GTACCACACCGGCTCGCTGGCCTTCGGCTCGCTGGTCCTGGCCATCGTCCAGGTCATCAGGGTCACCCTGGAGTACCTGGACCATCGGCTGAAAG CCGCCGAGAACAAGTTTGCCAAGTTCCTCCTGAGCTGCCTCAAGTGCTGCTTCTGGTGCCTGGAAAAATTCATCAAGTTCCTCAACAGGAATGCCTACATCATG ATCGCCATCTACGGCACCAACTTCTGCACCTCGGCCCGGAACGCATTCTTCCTGCTGATGAGGAACATCATCAG GGTGGCCGTGTTAGATAAAGTCACGgatttcctcttcttcctcggGAAGCTCCTCATCGTGGGAAGCGTGG GAATCCTtgccttcttcttcttcacccACCGGATAAAGCTGGTCCAGGACACGGCGCCACCGCTGAATTACTACTGGGTCCCGATTCTG ACGGTGATCGTGGGCTCCTACCTCATTGCCCACGGGTTCTTCAGCGTGTACGGCATGTGCGTGGACACCCTCTTCCTTTGCTTCT gtgAAGATCTGGAGAGAAACGATGGATCTCCGGAGAGGCCTTACTACATGTCCCCCGAGCTCAGCGAGATCCTGCTGAAGGGGCACCTAGAACCTTCCAAAAGCGCCGATAGCCAAGGCTAG
- the AP1M2 gene encoding AP-1 complex subunit mu-2 — translation MAASALFILDLKGKPLISRNYKGDVGLGEIEHFMGVLLQREEEGTLTPVLTYGHVHFLWIKHANLYLVATTKKNGNASLVFSFLYKVVEVFCEYFKELEEESIRDNFVIVYELLDELMDFGFPQTTDSKILQEYITQEGNKLDTGKSRVPTTVTNAVSWRSEGIRYKKNEVFIDVIEAVNLLVSANGSVVLSEVVGTIKLKVFLSGMPELRLGLNDRVLFELTGRGKNKSVELEDVKFHQCVRLSRFDNDRTISFIPPDGDFELMSYRLHTQVKPLIWIESIIEKFSHSRVEIMVKAKGQFKKQSVANGVEISVPVPSDADSPKFKTTVGSARYLPEKNVVIWSIKSFPGGKEHLMRAHFGLPSVEKEEEEGRPPIAVRFEIPYFTVSGIQVRYMKIIEKSGYQALPWVRYITQSGDYQIRTS, via the exons ATGGCCGCCTCCGCCCTCTTCATCCTGGACCTCAAGGGGAAG CCGCTGATCAGCCGCAACTACAAGGGGGacgtggggctgggggagatCGAGCACTTCATGGGGGTCCTGCTGcagcgggaggaggaggggacGCTCACGCCCGTGCTGACCTACGGCCACGTCCACTTCCTGTGGATCAAACACGCCAACCTGTACC TGGTGGCCACCACCAAGAAGAACGGGAACGCCTCCTTGGTCTTCTCCTTCCTCTACAAGGTGGTGGAG GTGTTCTGCGAGTACTtcaaggagctggaggaggaaagCATCCGTGACAACTTCGTCATCGTCTACGAGCTGCTGGACGAGCTGATGGACTTCGGCTTCCCGCAGACCACGGACAGCAAGATCCTGCAGGA GTACATCACCCAGGAGGGGAACAAGCTGGACACGGGGAAGTCGCGCGTGCCCACCACGGTGACCAACGCGGTGTCCTGGCGCTCCGAGGGCATCCGCTACAAGAAGAACGAGGTGTTCATCGACGTCATCGAGGCGGTGAACCTGCTG GTGAGCGCCAACGGCAGCGTGGTGCTCAGCGAGGTGGTGGGCACCATCAAGCTGAAGGTTTTCCTGTCGGGAATGCCGGAGCTGCGCCTGGGCCTCAACGACCGCGTCCTCTTCGAGCTCACGGGCC GGGGGAAGAACAAGTCGGTGGAGCTGGAGGACGTGAAGTTCCACCagtgtgtccgtctgtcccgCTTCGACAACGACCGCACCATCTCCTTCATCCCCCCCGACGGCGACTTCGAGCTCATGTCCTACCGCCTGCACACCCAG GTGAAGCCGCTCATCTGGATCGAGTCCATCATCGAGAAGTTCTCCCACAGCCGGGTGGAGATCATGGTCAAG GCCAAGGGCCAGTTCAAGAAGCAGTCGGTGGCCAACGGGGTGGAGATCTCGGTGCCGGTGCCCAGCGACGCCGACTCCCCGAAATTCAAGACCACGGTGGGGTCGGCGCGGTACCTCCCCGAGAAGAACGTGGTCATCTGGAGCATCAAGTCCTTCCCC GGGGGGAAGGAGCACCTGATGCGCGCTCACTTCGGGCTGCCCAGcgtggagaaggaggaggaggaggggcgGCCGCCCATCGCCGTCCGCTTTGAGATCCCCTATTTCACCGTCTCGGGCATCCAG gtgcgGTACATGAAGATCATCGAGAAAAGCGGGTACCAGGCGCTGCCCTGGGTGCGCTACATCACCCAGAGCGGGG ATTACCAGATCCGCACCAGCTGA